A region from the Sandaracinus amylolyticus genome encodes:
- a CDS encoding DUF2383 domain-containing protein: MQNVQVTRTTAGNEIDQLNSFLRGEISAVETYRQVIDRLGSLPEAAELRDCMRSHEHRVMRLREEIQRRGGTAAESSGPWGAFVKMIEGGAKAFGPKAAIAVLEQGEDHGRNDYQRDLGALSREGKILVEQYLLPEQLRTHAVISRLKRMLP, encoded by the coding sequence ATGCAGAACGTGCAGGTGACGCGCACGACCGCGGGCAACGAGATCGATCAGCTGAACTCGTTCCTGCGCGGTGAGATCAGCGCGGTCGAGACCTACCGGCAGGTCATCGATCGCCTCGGCAGCCTCCCCGAAGCGGCCGAGCTACGCGACTGCATGCGCTCGCACGAGCATCGCGTGATGCGGCTGCGCGAGGAGATCCAGCGACGCGGCGGCACGGCCGCGGAGAGCTCGGGGCCGTGGGGCGCGTTCGTGAAGATGATCGAGGGCGGCGCGAAGGCGTTCGGCCCGAAGGCGGCGATCGCGGTGCTCGAGCAGGGCGAGGATCACGGGCGCAACGACTACCAGCGCGACCTCGGCGCGCTCTCGCGCGAGGGGAAGATCCTGGTCGAGCAGTACCTGCTGCCCGAGCAGCTCAGGACGCACGCGGTGATCAGCCGGCTGAAGCGGATGCTCCCCTGA
- a CDS encoding transglutaminase family protein translates to MRRFRIEHRTVYRYARAVSFGPHRLLLRPKEGPDLRVLRASIQAIPGASLRWSEDALGNIVAHATFAQRARTLVIESTLEVEHAGEESPAQLACASVKLPVSYSAIEAPDLQRSMARHHPDPEGRIDAWARRFVRASGDTPALELLEGMVRAVHDELRWEPRDEEGTQMPIETLSRGVGACRDFALLVIEACRSLGLAARFVSGYLYDPSRDVDPAPRGGATHAWVQVYLPGAGWIELDPTHGRVGNAHLVRVAVARDPASLAPITGTWIGFPGDAIGMEVDVQVRAMRDVDESGARRLPGRRAEEEIAPRRAG, encoded by the coding sequence ATGAGGCGGTTCAGGATCGAGCACCGGACGGTGTACCGCTACGCGCGCGCGGTCTCCTTCGGGCCCCACCGACTGCTGCTGCGGCCGAAGGAGGGCCCCGACCTCCGGGTCCTGCGCGCGAGCATCCAGGCGATCCCCGGGGCGTCGCTGCGCTGGAGCGAGGACGCGCTGGGCAACATCGTCGCCCACGCGACGTTCGCGCAACGCGCGCGCACGCTGGTCATCGAGAGCACGCTCGAGGTCGAGCACGCGGGCGAGGAGTCGCCAGCCCAGCTCGCGTGCGCATCGGTGAAGCTCCCGGTGAGCTACTCGGCGATCGAGGCGCCCGATCTGCAGCGCTCGATGGCGCGTCATCACCCGGACCCCGAGGGTCGCATCGACGCGTGGGCGCGCCGCTTCGTGCGCGCGAGCGGCGACACGCCGGCGCTCGAGCTGCTCGAGGGCATGGTGCGCGCGGTCCACGACGAGCTGCGCTGGGAGCCGCGCGACGAAGAGGGCACGCAGATGCCGATCGAGACGCTCTCGCGCGGCGTCGGCGCCTGTCGGGACTTCGCGCTGCTGGTGATCGAAGCGTGTCGCAGCCTCGGTCTCGCCGCGCGCTTCGTGAGCGGGTACCTGTACGACCCGAGCCGCGACGTGGACCCCGCGCCGCGCGGTGGCGCGACGCACGCGTGGGTGCAGGTCTATCTGCCGGGCGCGGGATGGATCGAGCTCGATCCGACACACGGCCGCGTCGGCAACGCGCACCTCGTGCGGGTCGCCGTCGCGCGGGACCCCGCGTCGCTCGCGCCGATCACGGGCACGTGGATCGGCTTCCCGGGCGATGCGATCGGCATGGAGGTCGACGTGCAAGTGCGCGCGATGCGCGACGTCGACGAGTCGGGCGCGCGGCGCCTGCCCGGAAGGCGCGCGGAGGAAGAGATCGCGCCGCGGCGGGCAGGATAG
- a CDS encoding prolyl oligopeptidase family serine peptidase, with translation MTSTRLLAAYRPRASRHALFALLLATTIAGCGATCPPSTHTTATTAAEDPAPEPTPAAETGGETTPTADASAMVVLDGTPAIPPALHTRLQQYLETRAATAESIAADGSSLLITTRFADTAQVHQVSAPLGDRHQLTFREEPVRAAAFYPNDESAVLYQADVGGSENYQLYRLDRRTGRSTLLTDGTHRHPGFLFSHDGARLAYTSNARNERDIDVWIGDGRAPGQLLVERTGDWHLLDWSRDGARILLLEYVSITDSRIHVLDVATREVRRVSPEGVVAADRAAVFDASGQRAYVASDRGSEFVELYEVDLANPSSEWRPLSRAIPWNVEDVVLSADGRTLVFSTNEDGISVLRTMDTRTRRITAIEGTPRGVVASLVAARGAPVVAVSMGTPTTPTDAYVLDLRRRRLERWTESEIGGLDASASVEPSLIHYESFDGREIPAFYYRARGVPEGQRAPVVVYIHGGPEAQSRPWFIPIVQFLASEAGIAVLVPNVRGSDGYGKGYLALDDGRRREDSVRDIGSLLDWIAQQPELDASRAAVYGGSYGGYMVLASLVHFGDRLRAGVDIVGIANFVTFLENTAAYRRDLRRVEYGDESDPEMREFLSQISPISRVDRIQSALFVAHGANDPRVPASEAEQIVRAVRESGHDVWYMLARNEGHGFLRKENRDVFTELAVMFLEQHLAAR, from the coding sequence ATGACGAGCACACGACTCCTCGCGGCGTACCGGCCGCGCGCCAGCCGACACGCCCTCTTCGCGCTGCTCCTCGCGACGACCATCGCGGGCTGCGGCGCGACGTGCCCACCCTCGACGCACACCACCGCGACGACCGCCGCGGAGGACCCCGCGCCCGAGCCCACGCCCGCGGCCGAGACCGGAGGCGAGACCACGCCGACCGCCGACGCGAGCGCGATGGTCGTGCTCGACGGCACGCCCGCGATCCCGCCCGCGCTGCACACGCGCCTGCAGCAGTACCTCGAGACGCGCGCCGCGACCGCGGAGTCGATCGCGGCCGACGGCTCCTCGCTGCTGATCACCACGCGCTTCGCCGACACCGCGCAGGTGCACCAGGTGAGCGCGCCGCTCGGCGATCGACACCAGCTCACGTTCCGCGAAGAGCCCGTGCGCGCCGCGGCGTTCTATCCGAACGACGAGAGCGCGGTGCTCTACCAAGCCGACGTCGGAGGCTCGGAGAACTACCAGCTGTATCGCCTCGATCGCCGCACCGGACGCTCGACGCTGCTCACCGACGGCACGCACCGCCACCCGGGCTTCCTGTTCTCGCACGACGGAGCCCGCCTCGCGTACACGAGCAACGCGCGCAACGAGCGCGACATCGACGTGTGGATCGGCGACGGCCGCGCGCCGGGCCAGCTCCTCGTGGAGCGCACCGGCGACTGGCACCTGCTCGACTGGTCGCGCGACGGCGCGCGCATCCTGCTGCTCGAGTACGTGTCGATCACCGACTCGCGCATCCACGTGCTCGACGTGGCGACGCGCGAGGTGCGCCGCGTCTCGCCCGAGGGCGTGGTCGCGGCCGATCGCGCCGCGGTGTTCGACGCGAGCGGGCAGCGCGCCTACGTCGCGTCGGATCGCGGCAGCGAGTTCGTCGAGCTCTACGAGGTCGACCTCGCGAATCCGTCGAGCGAGTGGCGCCCGCTCTCGCGCGCGATCCCGTGGAACGTGGAGGACGTCGTGCTCTCGGCGGACGGGCGCACGCTCGTCTTCTCGACGAACGAGGACGGCATCTCCGTGCTGCGCACGATGGACACGCGCACGCGCCGCATCACGGCGATCGAGGGCACGCCGCGCGGCGTGGTCGCGTCGCTCGTCGCGGCGCGCGGCGCGCCGGTGGTCGCGGTCTCGATGGGCACGCCGACGACGCCGACCGACGCGTACGTGCTCGACCTCCGCCGCCGTCGTCTCGAGCGCTGGACCGAGAGCGAGATCGGCGGTCTCGACGCGAGCGCCTCCGTCGAGCCCTCGCTGATCCACTACGAGAGCTTCGACGGCCGCGAGATCCCCGCGTTCTACTACCGCGCGCGCGGCGTGCCCGAGGGTCAGCGCGCGCCCGTCGTCGTCTACATCCACGGCGGCCCCGAGGCGCAGTCGCGCCCGTGGTTCATCCCGATCGTGCAGTTCCTCGCGAGCGAGGCGGGCATCGCGGTGCTGGTCCCGAACGTCCGCGGCAGCGACGGGTACGGCAAGGGCTACCTCGCGCTCGACGACGGGCGTCGCCGCGAGGACTCGGTGCGCGACATCGGCTCGCTGCTCGACTGGATCGCGCAGCAGCCCGAGCTCGACGCCTCGCGCGCCGCCGTCTACGGCGGCAGCTACGGCGGGTACATGGTGCTCGCGTCGCTCGTGCACTTCGGCGATCGACTGCGCGCGGGCGTCGACATCGTGGGCATCGCGAACTTCGTCACGTTCCTGGAGAACACGGCGGCGTACCGGCGCGACCTGCGCCGCGTCGAGTACGGCGACGAGTCAGACCCCGAGATGCGCGAGTTCCTGTCGCAGATCTCGCCGATCTCGCGCGTCGATCGCATCCAGAGCGCGCTCTTCGTCGCGCACGGCGCGAACGACCCGCGCGTCCCCGCGAGCGAGGCCGAGCAGATCGTGCGCGCGGTGCGCGAGAGCGGGCACGACGTCTGGTACATGCTCGCGCGCAACGAGGGGCACGGCTTCCTGAGGAAGGAGAACCGCGACGTGTTCACGGAGCTCGCGGTGATGTTCCTCGAGCAGCACCTCGCGGCGCGCTGA
- a CDS encoding alpha/beta fold hydrolase: protein MHPALTRFPAIDVPSNGLRFRVHTAGEGDRVALLLHGFPESWFSWRDQMPLLARLGYRVWAPDLRGYGGTEKPKDVRAYRMETLLDDVAGLVDAAKPRELLLVAHDWGGMVGWEFVRRRVRPVDRFVALNIPHPVLMRRALRSNPRQLARSWYMFMFQLPFVPEWYLARGDYRAIKGAFMSMAIDRKRFPKEVLDVYRDNAAQPGALRGMLNWYRAALRHPSPAKGAARVIETPTLMLWGEEDKALGKELTFGTEDLVRDLTVRYIPEVSHWVQQEAPETVNAMLEAWLTGKQVPQAWEVARASGGEAFASR, encoded by the coding sequence ATGCACCCCGCGCTGACACGCTTCCCCGCGATCGACGTCCCCTCGAACGGCCTCCGCTTCCGCGTGCACACCGCCGGCGAAGGCGATCGTGTCGCGCTGCTCCTGCACGGGTTCCCGGAGAGCTGGTTCTCGTGGCGCGATCAGATGCCGCTGCTCGCGCGGCTCGGGTATCGCGTCTGGGCGCCCGATCTGCGCGGCTACGGCGGCACCGAGAAGCCGAAGGACGTGCGCGCGTATCGGATGGAGACGCTGCTCGACGACGTCGCGGGGCTGGTCGACGCCGCGAAGCCGCGCGAGCTGCTCCTCGTCGCGCACGACTGGGGCGGCATGGTCGGCTGGGAGTTCGTGCGGCGGCGGGTGCGTCCGGTCGACCGCTTCGTCGCGCTGAACATCCCGCACCCGGTGCTCATGCGGCGGGCGCTCCGGAGCAACCCGCGCCAGCTCGCGCGCAGCTGGTACATGTTCATGTTCCAGCTGCCGTTCGTGCCCGAGTGGTACCTCGCGCGCGGCGATTACCGCGCGATCAAGGGCGCGTTCATGTCGATGGCGATCGATCGGAAGCGCTTCCCGAAGGAGGTGCTCGACGTCTATCGCGACAACGCCGCGCAGCCGGGCGCGCTGCGCGGGATGCTGAACTGGTACCGCGCGGCGCTGCGGCATCCGTCGCCGGCGAAGGGCGCGGCGCGCGTGATCGAGACGCCGACGCTGATGCTCTGGGGCGAGGAGGACAAGGCGCTCGGCAAGGAGCTCACGTTCGGCACCGAGGATCTCGTCCGCGATCTGACGGTCCGCTACATCCCGGAGGTCTCGCACTGGGTGCAGCAGGAAGCGCCCGAGACGGTGAACGCGATGCTCGAGGCGTGGCTCACCGGCAAGCAGGTGCCGCAGGCGTGGGAGGTCGCGCGCGCGTCGGGCGGCGAGGCGTTCGCGAGTCGGTGA
- a CDS encoding HEAT repeat domain-containing protein, whose amino-acid sequence MLGRRCFALLLALATLLHLGFEWEGRAARLRRALGSPEAAERIEALRALARLPGDEVRDALLGALDDREREVRVEAVRAVGDARVVAAVPRLTEWLADPDADLRAVSAEALGAIGDASAVTALVRALGDARADVRRAAVDALAAIGGDEAIVPLVARLDDGDPDVRIAAVHALVALRDGRAIVPLVARARDDAPEVRAAVASALGDLGDPRGIAPLVQALDDTSADVQLAAIAALARIGDEDAAHALALRVSVPDERIARASTAALGRLPSARARTTLVEALARPALAPIAAEALRQRAARGDDQVVPALAEALDAAEARSSVDALARTMLELAPDVSLAPAAPALTRALEDGRGDAARVLAALGATGSDDALLPILERLRAPAAELRSAAIDALARWTTLRGPDGRAADPLLEAFDRTAPAAERASIARLLGAIGAPRALPSLHRALEGDDAVRLAAVEAIGAIGAPEGASSLIPLLDAPDARVRHAAARAIGASASDDVIGTLATRAVATTPVDRQALLVAIGAGARRLRANDALGAASSEHVRATLLELARSPDPELASAALAAMPADAALEPALIAMLEAAAPGRRAPIVAALASIDAPGARRAVIEAARRDDAAGLVALSRLGEHGDAASLAWLAGETPSMAWPRSAAASFAIARFARRGVLTREHEAVPCSLARSRDPWIRANAAIARAALGAGACADGADPIAWLAPGHAAVVRAAAARWAHAAAERGTIDADRAREALARCARDPIPSTARDACRAPALPAPDDRADVIAWSADGRDVLRRATLALRLPDGSVMVTRTDDLGRIQLDGVPRGALALDRPASLPLEP is encoded by the coding sequence GTGCTCGGACGCCGCTGCTTCGCTCTCTTGCTCGCGCTCGCGACGCTGCTCCACCTCGGGTTCGAGTGGGAGGGGCGCGCGGCTCGGCTGCGGCGTGCGCTCGGGTCACCCGAGGCGGCGGAGCGCATCGAGGCGCTCCGCGCGCTCGCCCGGCTCCCCGGGGACGAGGTGCGCGACGCGCTGCTCGGAGCGCTCGACGATCGCGAGCGCGAGGTCCGCGTCGAGGCGGTGCGCGCGGTCGGCGACGCGCGCGTCGTCGCGGCGGTGCCGCGGCTGACCGAGTGGCTCGCGGATCCCGACGCCGATCTGCGCGCGGTCTCGGCCGAGGCGCTCGGCGCGATCGGCGATGCGAGCGCGGTGACCGCGCTGGTGCGCGCGCTCGGCGACGCACGCGCCGACGTGCGGCGCGCGGCGGTCGACGCGCTCGCGGCGATCGGCGGCGACGAGGCGATCGTCCCGCTGGTCGCGCGCCTCGACGACGGCGATCCCGACGTGCGCATCGCCGCGGTGCATGCGCTCGTCGCGCTGCGCGACGGGCGGGCGATCGTGCCGCTGGTCGCCCGCGCCCGCGACGACGCGCCCGAGGTCCGCGCCGCGGTCGCCTCCGCGCTGGGCGATCTCGGCGATCCGCGCGGGATCGCGCCGCTCGTGCAGGCGCTCGACGACACCAGCGCCGACGTGCAGCTCGCTGCGATCGCGGCGCTCGCGCGCATCGGCGACGAAGACGCAGCGCACGCGCTCGCGCTGCGCGTGAGCGTGCCCGACGAGCGCATCGCGCGCGCGTCGACCGCCGCGCTCGGACGACTGCCCAGCGCGCGCGCCCGCACGACGCTCGTCGAGGCGCTCGCGCGCCCTGCCCTCGCGCCGATCGCCGCGGAGGCGCTGCGCCAGCGGGCGGCGCGCGGTGACGATCAGGTGGTGCCCGCGCTCGCCGAGGCGCTCGACGCGGCGGAAGCGCGATCGAGCGTGGACGCCCTCGCGCGCACGATGCTCGAGCTCGCGCCCGACGTGTCGCTCGCGCCCGCGGCCCCCGCCCTGACGCGCGCGCTCGAGGACGGCCGCGGCGACGCGGCGCGCGTGCTCGCGGCGCTCGGCGCGACCGGGAGCGACGACGCGCTGCTGCCGATCCTCGAGCGGCTCCGCGCGCCTGCGGCCGAGCTCCGGAGCGCGGCGATCGACGCGCTCGCCCGATGGACCACGCTCCGCGGCCCCGACGGGCGCGCCGCCGATCCGCTGCTCGAGGCGTTCGATCGCACGGCGCCCGCGGCCGAGCGCGCGTCGATCGCGCGGCTGCTCGGCGCGATCGGCGCACCGCGCGCGCTGCCATCGCTCCACCGTGCGCTCGAGGGCGACGACGCGGTCCGCCTCGCCGCGGTCGAGGCGATCGGCGCGATCGGCGCGCCCGAGGGCGCGTCGTCGCTGATCCCGCTGCTCGATGCGCCCGATGCGCGCGTGCGCCACGCCGCCGCGCGCGCGATCGGCGCGTCCGCGAGCGACGACGTGATCGGCACGCTCGCGACGCGCGCGGTCGCGACGACGCCGGTCGATCGCCAGGCGCTGCTCGTGGCGATCGGCGCAGGAGCGCGGCGTCTTCGCGCGAACGATGCGCTCGGCGCGGCGTCCTCGGAGCACGTGCGCGCGACGCTCCTCGAGCTCGCGCGGTCGCCCGATCCGGAGCTCGCCTCGGCGGCGCTCGCGGCGATGCCCGCCGACGCCGCGCTCGAGCCCGCGCTGATCGCGATGCTCGAGGCCGCGGCGCCGGGCCGGCGCGCGCCGATCGTCGCCGCGCTCGCGTCGATCGACGCGCCGGGCGCGCGACGCGCCGTGATCGAAGCGGCGCGACGCGACGACGCCGCCGGCCTCGTCGCGCTCTCGCGGCTGGGCGAGCACGGCGACGCGGCGAGCCTCGCGTGGCTCGCCGGCGAGACGCCCTCGATGGCGTGGCCGCGCTCCGCGGCCGCCTCGTTCGCGATCGCGCGCTTCGCGCGCCGGGGCGTGCTCACCCGCGAGCACGAAGCCGTGCCCTGCTCGCTCGCGCGCTCGCGCGATCCGTGGATCCGCGCGAACGCCGCGATCGCGCGCGCCGCGCTCGGCGCCGGTGCGTGCGCGGACGGCGCCGATCCCATCGCGTGGCTCGCGCCCGGGCACGCCGCGGTGGTGCGCGCCGCTGCCGCGCGCTGGGCCCACGCCGCCGCCGAGCGCGGCACGATCGACGCGGACCGCGCGCGCGAGGCGCTCGCTCGTTGCGCGCGCGATCCGATCCCCAGCACCGCGCGCGACGCCTGCCGCGCGCCTGCGCTGCCCGCCCCCGACGATCGCGCCGACGTGATCGCGTGGAGCGCCGACGGGCGCGACGTGCTGCGCCGCGCGACGCTCGCGCTCCGCCTCCCCGACGGCAGCGTGATGGTCACGCGCACCGACGACCTCGGACGCATCCAGCTCGACGGCGTGCCGCGCGGCGCGCTCGCCCTCGACCGTCCCGCCAGCCTGCCGCTCGAGCCCTGA
- a CDS encoding BamA/TamA family outer membrane protein, with translation MRAALQRFALGLALALLAAVPVARADSSEWNLHLDPAFATPAIGLLAPDDAGLRGAGLFVWGGVDWQLARPFALELIVGGGHMWSLGPPRLLPDGTDEEIPGATFVHGGIGGRLRLVDDESGYLDQSGGSAAGSLWISAHVGAMAWHGPELAIDLALGYELSLVRPVSAGLYARAVLGLFGEGAQSDVDLLLTLGVSLSFEVTVGVIPNGRYGVSDVHIEGLEDLDEAALRACLGTRERGTFALDIVTSSSLQCGQPPFDGDRLRVELFSWPWTDWPLFDASVFERDMLRVQRWLRARGYYEGRVVASRVEPVEALGEGGTVATREPSSCVADDTRGCEVRVSITVDEGEPVRVARVTLRGEREIEESLRLRLRAALELRRDMPFDEALYERTKRAMVRVLADSGYPDARVEGEVKLNTARHEAYLLFRIETGPRGVLGRICVTGYGELPPGPILAATYLSPGDEFRLSEIEEAQRAIFALGTMGSVEIRHTTLEAMEEERAEAERAAEDQARPRDDQPTGAAETAPAPAPEQPAEDVAPTSETPDPNAPASEASPEATDPPPPDEQPADDAPDAAVISSATEDTDTGLNASPDTAVSPPSTPYCTDAPTSVPDGARAVDLEIRVSAGRLERFGLGVGIQAGDTLSFGNQSQGGVTTVNQIALQQWDIHLLLVAEWRNLFGNMLRVRLEERPRLIFPAQFPGVTSDAGEGPTLGNRIGVTVRWPAFIEARTALFAGLTHDYGPIPLWGFFRHELDGRIGLERTFFDGRLYVSSAIRGNLFVPDEGQNLQYASRRESTRVLFLEQIATLDLRDDPRNPSLGAFFSVGLQEAGFGGVSSWDYFRITAEGRGYVPLGLGIVLAARFAVGAMFIGDTYFRNDGVDDIYDLDVLGPLSQQLQGGGSISNRGFPPGLLGDVRRDEIKVRGTYVPGGPQDRPIIISGGTYRWEGSLELRFPITTELGLVLFTDVGNVSRDAFDFMALNLAFGLGIRYRTIVGPLRFDIAFRPDALQYVGGEDPRRFCQSDDQNDGCTPIPVIDIGDLSFPGAIHLTIGEAF, from the coding sequence ATGCGCGCCGCCCTGCAGCGATTCGCGCTCGGCCTCGCGCTGGCGCTCCTGGCCGCGGTCCCAGTCGCGCGCGCCGACTCGTCGGAGTGGAACCTCCACCTCGATCCCGCGTTCGCGACACCGGCGATCGGCTTGCTCGCGCCCGACGACGCGGGGCTGCGCGGCGCCGGCTTGTTCGTGTGGGGCGGCGTCGACTGGCAGCTCGCGCGCCCGTTCGCGCTCGAGCTGATCGTCGGCGGCGGGCACATGTGGTCCCTCGGGCCGCCGCGCTTGCTCCCCGACGGCACGGACGAGGAAATCCCCGGCGCGACGTTCGTGCACGGCGGCATCGGCGGCCGCCTCCGCCTCGTCGACGACGAGAGCGGGTACCTCGACCAGTCGGGCGGCAGCGCCGCGGGCAGCCTCTGGATCTCGGCGCACGTCGGCGCGATGGCGTGGCACGGGCCCGAGCTCGCGATCGATCTCGCGCTCGGGTACGAGCTCTCGCTGGTGCGCCCCGTCTCCGCGGGCCTCTACGCGCGCGCGGTGCTCGGGCTCTTCGGCGAGGGCGCGCAGTCGGACGTCGATCTCCTCCTCACGCTGGGCGTGTCGCTCTCCTTCGAGGTCACGGTCGGCGTGATCCCGAACGGCCGCTACGGCGTCTCCGACGTGCACATCGAGGGCCTCGAGGATCTCGACGAAGCCGCGCTGCGCGCGTGCCTCGGGACGCGCGAGCGCGGCACGTTCGCGCTCGACATCGTGACGTCCTCCTCGCTGCAGTGCGGGCAGCCGCCCTTCGACGGCGATCGACTGCGCGTCGAGCTCTTCTCGTGGCCGTGGACCGACTGGCCCCTCTTCGACGCGAGCGTGTTCGAGCGCGACATGCTCCGCGTGCAGCGCTGGCTGCGCGCGCGCGGCTACTACGAGGGTCGCGTCGTCGCGAGCCGCGTCGAGCCCGTCGAGGCGCTCGGCGAGGGCGGCACCGTCGCGACCCGCGAGCCCTCCTCGTGCGTCGCCGACGACACGCGCGGCTGCGAGGTGCGTGTCTCGATCACCGTCGACGAGGGCGAGCCCGTGCGCGTCGCGCGCGTGACGCTCCGCGGCGAGCGCGAGATCGAGGAGTCGCTGCGCCTGCGCCTGCGCGCCGCGCTCGAGCTGCGCCGCGACATGCCCTTCGACGAGGCGCTCTACGAGCGCACCAAGCGCGCGATGGTGCGCGTGCTCGCGGACAGCGGATATCCCGACGCGCGCGTCGAGGGCGAGGTGAAGCTCAACACCGCGCGCCACGAGGCGTACCTGCTCTTCCGCATCGAGACCGGGCCGCGCGGCGTGCTCGGGCGCATCTGCGTGACGGGCTACGGCGAGCTGCCGCCCGGGCCGATCCTCGCGGCGACGTACCTCTCTCCCGGCGACGAGTTCCGGCTGAGCGAGATCGAGGAAGCGCAGCGCGCGATCTTCGCGCTCGGCACGATGGGCTCGGTCGAGATCCGCCACACGACGCTCGAGGCGATGGAGGAGGAGCGCGCCGAGGCCGAGCGCGCCGCCGAGGACCAAGCGAGGCCGCGCGACGATCAGCCGACCGGCGCCGCCGAGACCGCGCCGGCGCCGGCCCCCGAGCAGCCCGCCGAGGACGTCGCGCCGACGAGCGAGACGCCCGATCCGAACGCGCCCGCGTCCGAGGCCTCGCCCGAAGCGACCGACCCGCCGCCGCCCGACGAGCAGCCCGCCGACGACGCGCCCGACGCCGCGGTGATCTCCTCGGCCACCGAGGACACCGACACCGGCCTCAACGCGTCGCCCGACACCGCGGTCTCGCCGCCCTCCACGCCGTACTGCACCGACGCGCCGACCTCGGTGCCCGACGGCGCGCGCGCGGTCGATCTCGAGATCCGCGTGTCCGCGGGCCGCCTCGAGCGCTTCGGTCTCGGCGTGGGCATCCAGGCCGGCGACACGCTCAGCTTCGGCAACCAGTCGCAGGGCGGCGTCACCACCGTCAACCAGATCGCGCTGCAGCAGTGGGACATCCACCTCCTGCTCGTCGCGGAGTGGCGCAACCTCTTCGGCAACATGCTGCGGGTGCGCCTCGAGGAGCGCCCGCGGCTCATCTTCCCCGCGCAGTTTCCCGGCGTCACCAGCGACGCCGGCGAGGGCCCCACGCTCGGCAACCGCATCGGCGTGACCGTGCGCTGGCCCGCGTTCATCGAGGCCCGCACCGCGCTCTTCGCCGGGCTCACCCACGACTACGGCCCGATCCCGCTGTGGGGCTTCTTCCGGCACGAGCTCGACGGACGCATCGGCCTCGAGCGCACGTTCTTCGACGGGCGCCTCTACGTCTCGAGCGCGATCCGCGGGAACCTCTTCGTGCCCGACGAGGGCCAGAACCTCCAGTACGCGTCGCGCCGCGAGAGCACGCGCGTGCTCTTCCTCGAGCAGATCGCGACCCTCGATCTCCGCGACGATCCGCGCAATCCCTCGCTCGGCGCGTTCTTCTCGGTGGGCCTCCAGGAGGCGGGCTTCGGCGGCGTGTCGTCGTGGGACTACTTCCGCATCACCGCGGAGGGCCGCGGCTACGTCCCGCTCGGCCTCGGCATCGTGCTCGCCGCGCGCTTCGCGGTCGGCGCGATGTTCATCGGCGACACGTACTTCCGGAACGACGGCGTCGACGACATCTACGACCTCGACGTGCTCGGGCCGCTCTCGCAGCAGCTCCAGGGCGGCGGCTCGATCTCGAACCGCGGCTTCCCGCCCGGTCTGCTCGGCGACGTGCGCCGCGACGAGATCAAGGTGCGCGGCACCTACGTGCCGGGCGGCCCGCAGGATCGTCCCATCATCATCTCCGGCGGCACGTACCGCTGGGAGGGCTCGCTCGAGCTGCGCTTCCCGATCACCACCGAGCTCGGCCTCGTGCTCTTCACCGACGTCGGCAACGTCTCGCGCGACGCGTTCGACTTCATGGCGCTGAACCTCGCGTTCGGTCTCGGCATCCGATACCGCACCATCGTCGGCCCGCTCCGCTTCGACATCGCGTTCCGTCCCGACGCCCTGCAGTACGTCGGCGGCGAAGATCCGCGCCGGTTCTGCCAGAGCGACGATCAGAACGACGGCTGCACGCCGATCCCCGTCATCGACATCGGCGACCTCAGCTTCCCCGGCGCGATCCACCTGACGATCGGCGAGGCCTTCTGA